A region of uncultured Draconibacterium sp. DNA encodes the following proteins:
- a CDS encoding adenylate kinase encodes MLNLVLFGPPGAGKGTQAEFLIKSFGLIHLSTGDLLRSEIAGGTALGIEAKSFMDKGELVPDEVVIGMIKSKLDANKEAKGFIFDGFPRTVDQAKALDVLLNENGTPISGMLCLQVEKQELIDRLLSRGKVSGRSDDQNQSIIENRITVYTEKTLPLIEYYEPQGKHFDVNGMGTIEEIAGRLQEVVEKL; translated from the coding sequence ATGTTGAATCTCGTATTGTTTGGCCCTCCGGGGGCAGGAAAAGGAACCCAGGCCGAATTTCTTATTAAATCATTTGGATTGATCCACTTGTCGACCGGCGACTTGCTGCGTAGCGAAATTGCTGGTGGAACAGCACTTGGAATTGAAGCCAAAAGCTTCATGGATAAAGGAGAACTGGTTCCTGATGAGGTGGTGATCGGAATGATTAAAAGTAAACTTGACGCGAACAAAGAAGCGAAAGGTTTTATTTTCGACGGATTTCCACGTACCGTTGACCAGGCAAAAGCACTGGATGTTTTGTTGAACGAAAATGGTACGCCAATCTCGGGTATGCTTTGCCTGCAGGTTGAAAAGCAGGAATTGATCGATCGTTTGTTGAGCCGCGGAAAAGTTTCGGGCCGTTCCGACGATCAAAACCAGTCGATTATTGAAAACCGCATTACGGTTTACACCGAAAAAACACTTCCTCTAATTGAATACTACGAACCACAGGGTAAACATTTCGATGTAAACGGAATGGGAACCATTGAGGAAATTGCAGGTAGATTGCAGGAAGTTGTAGAAAAATTATAA
- the obgE gene encoding GTPase ObgE: protein MAETNFVDYVRIHCQSGNGGSGSAHLRREKFVAKGGPDGGDGGRGGHVILVGNEQMWTLLHLKFRKHIKAGHGEQGGKQRSTGADGEDVYLEVPLGTVARDVETGEFLFEITKHGEEQILLKGGRGGLGNDHFKTATHQTPRFAQPGEEGEEGWKILELKVLADVGLVGFPSAGKSTLLSVVSAAKPKIADYPFTTLVPNLGIVGHREQRSFVMADIPGIIEGAHEGKGLGLRFLRHIERNSMLLFMVPADSKDHLKEYKVLLNELEKYNPELLDKQRFLTISKADMLDEELMKEISRELGDIPHLFFSAVSGFNIQQLKDRIWDILNS from the coding sequence ATGGCAGAGACCAATTTTGTTGATTACGTAAGAATTCATTGTCAGTCGGGTAACGGCGGTTCCGGCTCCGCGCACTTGCGCAGGGAGAAATTTGTGGCCAAAGGTGGCCCCGATGGCGGCGATGGTGGTCGTGGTGGCCATGTTATCCTTGTAGGTAATGAGCAGATGTGGACATTGCTGCATCTGAAATTCCGGAAACATATTAAGGCCGGACACGGAGAACAGGGCGGAAAGCAGCGTAGTACAGGTGCCGATGGGGAGGATGTCTACCTGGAAGTGCCGCTGGGAACAGTGGCCCGCGATGTGGAAACCGGCGAATTCCTGTTTGAAATTACTAAACACGGCGAAGAGCAGATTCTACTAAAAGGTGGCCGTGGAGGTTTGGGAAACGATCATTTTAAAACGGCTACCCATCAAACGCCTCGATTTGCACAACCCGGCGAAGAAGGAGAGGAAGGCTGGAAAATACTGGAGTTAAAAGTATTGGCCGATGTTGGTTTGGTTGGTTTCCCGAGTGCCGGAAAATCAACATTGTTGTCGGTGGTTTCGGCAGCAAAACCGAAAATTGCCGACTACCCGTTTACCACGCTTGTGCCCAATTTGGGTATTGTGGGGCATCGCGAACAACGATCGTTTGTAATGGCCGATATTCCCGGAATTATTGAAGGCGCACACGAAGGTAAAGGTTTGGGACTGCGCTTTTTGAGGCACATCGAACGAAACTCGATGCTGTTGTTTATGGTACCGGCCGATAGTAAAGACCACCTGAAAGAATACAAAGTTTTGCTCAACGAGCTGGAAAAATATAATCCTGAACTGCTCGACAAACAACGGTTTTTAACCATCAGTAAAGCCGATATGCTGGATGAAGAGCTGATGAAGGAAATTAGCAGGGAACTGGGCGATATTCCGCACCTGTTTTTTTCTGCCGTTTCAGGATTTAATATTCAACAATTAAAAGACCGAATCTGGGATATTCTAAATAGTTAA
- the hpt gene encoding hypoxanthine phosphoribosyltransferase: MKKVKILDKEFELFIPYEKIRSVVEQMAETMNRELAGKDPLFLCILNGSFMFAAEIYKRIDFVEAEISFVKLASYHGDSSTGKVKHLIGLNEEIEGRTVVILEDIVDTGITINNILEQLEKLNPKEVQVATLLLKPDALQKEVDLKYVGIEIPNDFIVGYGLDYDGYGRNLIDIYTVVK; this comes from the coding sequence ATGAAGAAGGTAAAAATTCTGGATAAAGAATTTGAGTTATTTATTCCATATGAAAAGATTCGTTCAGTTGTTGAACAAATGGCTGAAACTATGAATCGTGAGTTGGCTGGCAAAGACCCGCTTTTTCTTTGTATCTTAAACGGTTCGTTTATGTTTGCCGCCGAAATTTATAAGCGGATTGACTTTGTTGAAGCGGAGATTTCGTTTGTAAAACTGGCTTCGTATCATGGTGATTCATCAACCGGGAAAGTGAAACATCTGATAGGTTTGAATGAAGAAATTGAAGGACGAACCGTAGTTATTCTGGAAGATATTGTTGATACCGGTATTACCATCAACAATATTTTGGAGCAACTGGAAAAATTGAATCCAAAAGAAGTGCAGGTGGCAACCTTGTTGTTAAAACCGGATGCACTTCAGAAAGAAGTAGATCTTAAATATGTGGGAATAGAGATCCCGAATGATTTTATCGTAGGTTACGGACTTGACTACGACGGCTACGGTAGAAATCTGATCGATATTTACACGGTAGTGAAATAA